One region of Esox lucius isolate fEsoLuc1 chromosome 17, fEsoLuc1.pri, whole genome shotgun sequence genomic DNA includes:
- the cdk4 gene encoding cyclin-dependent kinase 4, whose translation MAQECGFQYEPVAEIGGGAYGTVYKARHVESGQFVALKSVRVQTDQDGLPISTVREVALLKRLEQFDHPNVVKLMDVCATFRTDQETKVTLVFEHVDQDLKTYLEKAPAPGLPPSRICDLMRQLLCGLAFLHSNRVVHRDLKPENILVTSRGQVKLADFGLARIYSCHMALTPVVVTLWYRPPEVLLQSTYATPVDIWSTGCIFAEMFRRKPLFCGDSEVDQLGKIFNVIGLPPEEEWPADVTLLRHNFSPISPRPITDYVPEINDLGAELLLEMLTFDPLRRISALNALEHPYFQEDEVTNG comes from the exons ATGGCCCAGGAATGTGGGTTCCAGTATGAGCCGGTGGCAGAGATTGGAGGGGGTGCATATGGGACGGTGTACAAAGCTCGGCATGTCGAGAGCGGCCAGTTTGTAGCTCTGAAGAGCGTTCGTGTCCAGACGGACCAAGATGGCCTCCCCATCTCCACAGTCCGGGAGGTGGCCCTACTGAAGAGACTCGAGCAGTTTGATCATCCCAACGTTGTCAA ACTCATGGACGTGTGCGCCACCTTCAGGACGGATCAGGAGACTAAAGTCACCCTGGTGTTTGAGCATGTTGACCAGGACCTGAAGACCTACCTAGAGAAGGCCCCTGCCCCAGGACTGCCACCCAGCCGTATTTGT GACCTGATGCGTCAGTTGCTGTGTGGCCTGGCGTTCCTTCACTCGAACCGCGTGGTGCACCGGGACCTGAAGCCAGAGAACATCCTGGTCACAAGCCGTGGTCAGGTGAAGCTGGCCGACTTTGGACTGGCAAGGATCTACAGCTGCCACATGGCTCTCACTCCTGTG gtGGTGACCCTCTGGTACAGGCCTCCCGAAGTCCTGCTTCAGTCCACCTATGCCACACCTGTGGACATCTGGAGCACAGGCTGCATTTTTGCTGAGATGTTCCGACGCAA ACCGTTGTTCTGTGGAGACTCTGAAGTGGACCAACTGGGAAAGATATTCAA TGTGATTGGCCTGCCacctgaggaggagtggcctgctgATGTCACCCTTTTACGACATAACTTCAGTCCTATCAGTCCCCGCCCAATTACAGACTACGTTCCTGAGATTAATGACCTGGGGGCAGAGTTGCTGCTG GAAATGCTCACGTTTGACCCTCTAAGAAGAATCTCTGCCCTGAATGCTCTAGAACATCCTTACTTCCAGGAGGATGAAGTGACAAATGGTTAG